A window of Mastomys coucha isolate ucsf_1 unplaced genomic scaffold, UCSF_Mcou_1 pScaffold1, whole genome shotgun sequence genomic DNA:
TGGGATTAGGAGAGCCTTTTAATGCTCTGCCACTGGACTCTGCACGAGGCTCTCATTAGCACAGGAAAAGGATCTTTGACCTGTAGGCTGTCAGTCAATAGTCACTAATCCCTTGGATACATAGCTACATTCTCAGCTATGTGGGAAAGTGGGCGCCGTGGCGGGTGAGGTTGTTATCATGACACGTTTGACCttgagaaaagacagaaagtgcTCTGTGCTGTATTGCTAATTGACTTAATACAGAGCAGCGACAATGAAACCCTGTCCTGGCAACGTTCTCACCGCAGTAGCTCAGTAAAAAGCCATGACTATTTCAGGGAAAGCTAAAAAAGGTATTTGACAGGTTTCAGCGCTATGCTGAGTGGAGTCTGCCTAAACAGGATAAAAATATCTTTCCCAGATCTTCCATGCCACAGCCAACATGTTACTAAACAGTGTGTGCATCAGTGGCCCAATCAAAGGCTGAGGGCATTTGGAACCACTGTAGTCATTCACTGTGGTCTTAAAAACATGTGATTACTTAGAAGGTCAAAATCGCTATACTTATTAGTGGATAGTGAATGCGatcatattttttactttttaaagttgatGTGAAGTTTTGGGTTTTATATGTGTGTCATTTTACTCTGCTCTTACTTGTTCCATTTCCACCCGcttctgtcccccctccccctccctcctcttcctctctctccatccccctccctccccacccccccacttaCTAGTCATCTACCCCTCCCCAACAGTCCTTCTTTATGAGATTGCTCCCCATGAAAAAAACGGAAACAAATTGGACACAAGATAAATGTTAAGATGTAAGTTCCTTACATACAACACTAGTCAAACaggattaaaaggaaaaatatcttaGGCAAAACAAGCAGTAATCCATTAGGAGTCAGGTTTGTGCGCTGGGGCAGGAGgctctcaagttcaaggccagtttgggctgcatagtgggaccctatctcaaaaacaaatgaactaaaataataataataataataataataataataataataataaataatccatCTAGAGATGATCTTTACACCAGAAGCCACTTATAAGATAGCACTTAATAGTGATAGTGCATATAATATAGGataactggaaacaactcaaacaTTATTGGTCACAGAAAGGATAATTTCGGCATAAACATAAAATGGACAAATGATGGTCTCAATCAAACATGACCGAGTCTCACTAACGTTTTGTTGAACAAAGgaaattgaaaacataaaagGTTAAATAATGCATACAAAGCTAGGGAgaatgctcagtgggtaaggtgcttgccttaagaggacctgactttggatccccagaaaccaAACAGGAAGTTGGAAGTGGCaggaaggtggagacaagagCTTGATAGACAGCTAATGTAGCCAATAGGTGAATTCTGGTTCCAGAGCGCCCCTCTCTCTCAAAAACACccccctctctcaaaaacaaccaaacttACAAAATAACACATTCGGATGGAAGGAGATCGGGTCCATTTGATAGATTTCTTCAGGACCATATAGCTTGTAGTTAGTGCCAGGATATAAGCTTGAGCTAGAGCCTGACAGTCATGCTAACCCAGTGTGCCATGGGCACCAGCGGTTAAGTGTCTAATGTTAGTATTATTTACCTCTTGCTTTGCAGGGTGTTTCTGTGGCCTGGGACTGGTTAGTAGCAACAAGTCCAGCTCGATGCTACCAATCAGTTTCCAAGACCTTCCTCTCAACATCTACGTGGTCATCTTTGGCACAGGCATCTTCATCCTCAGCCTCATCTTCTGCTACTACTTCATCAGCGAACTCCGGAACCAGGCACTGAGCAAGCGACATGGCTACAAGGTGCTTAAAGGTGATGCTAAGAAGTTACAGCTCTATGGGCAGATCTGTGCAGTTTGTCTGGAAGACTTCAAGGGGAAGGATGAACTAGGAGTGCTTCCATACCAGCATGCCTTTCACTCCAAGAGTCTGGTGAAGTGGCTAGAAGTATATTGTGTCTGCCCCATGAGCAACAAACCCATTGCTGGCCCCACGGAGACTTCGAAGAGCACTGGGAGCCTGCTGGATGAACTGGTGTAAGGGCTCCTTGCATATGGACACTGGAGAAGACTGCTTACTTTGTGGGTACCTGGGTTCCTCTACACTATGAACGAGATTCACACTCAACAATAGGCAAGGATAACAACTGAGTGTCAACCAGCACTGCTGGACCAGTGCCAGACTtatccagtctctgcctcccagggcttcTTTCCGTTATCCATTTCCAATGGCCTCATTCAGGTAGACTACTCTATCCTAGTACTGGACTGACTATCCATCCACTTCTACCCACTTCATCTTTGTCCCGGGAAGGAGTCAACTCCGTGACTGTGAACATGGGCACATCCCACTGGAGAACAAGCGACTCTGACCTTGAAAGGGTGAGGTGGCTCTGCCCCACCCTCATCCCTCACTCCTGCCAGAGCCTTCCATGGAATGGTTTcccaggggaaggaaagaaaggtcaAGAAACCAAGATGAAAGGCTCTGTATGAAGTAAAGGAAGGCAGGAACCTAAAAGAGGGAAAAGTCAATGTTATATGGGAAGCAAAGGCCAGCTTCGTCCTGGCCAACTGCAGGGTGATGGGACCAAACCTTCCCTGGTTAATCTCAGAGCCTTCTAGTCACCGTTGATTTTGAAGAGACCTTGCTATAGGAAGGGGTCTAATCCTCAAGCCCATTTTCAGgggcttttttaaaaagcaaaatgggCCTCGGGATGGAGATGGTCAGGAGAGTACAGTAGTGTGGCTGTCTGCTTGCCCTTCTGTATTTTTATACTTCATCTTCACCATCTCAGGCTTTATACACACGGCCCCCCAGGATGGAAGGGGTGGAGTATCCCCTTCCTCCCTTGAGCAGAGTGGCTGAGAGTGAGGAAAAGttatgtatttaaagaaaattaaatttaataacatgtttctctctttaaaaaaagatagaaggagattgAGGAAGGCACTCAAAGACAATCTTCAGCCTCTGCACTTGCTTTCATAAATGCATGAACCCTCACACACAAACTTAAAGGATACATTCCTTAAAGACACGTGCATGTGGGGTACAACTATTGTGGAAAATAGAGCAATTAATTGATATAGATCAAAGTCATTCTTGGTGTGAGAAGAGAATAGAGAGGGCACAGGCAACTGGGCAGAAGGACTAGAGAGTTCTAAAGGCaaaggtggggttgggggtacaGCTCAGAGTGTCCGGGTTTCCATCTTTAATCcttagagacacacacacaaactgcgAAGGTGATACTTTGTAACAATGAGCAGGGTGTTACTTTATGTTGCAATACATCTGTGTATCTTTGTTTTCCACAATTTAAAAGTGTGTTGAAGCCATATGAAAGAGCCTTGGGGTGAGTACAAGCTCTCTCACTCCGACTTGCCTGAGGGTGCTTTTTCTGACCTCCTCTGCCTGCCAGGACATTCCTCGGGCTCTGACCCAGGTTTGCATTGCAGAGTTCCAAGGTGAAAACCATCTAAGCCCTGGTTGTTCCTGCCATTCCAGTCCTGTTGCTTAGCACTGGCTTCAACAAGATGT
This region includes:
- the LOC116096712 gene encoding RING finger protein 122-like, coding for MSDPYCVSGNTKGCFCGLGLVSSNKSSSMLPISFQDLPLNIYVVIFGTGIFILSLIFCYYFISELRNQALSKRHGYKVLKGDAKKLQLYGQICAVCLEDFKGKDELGVLPYQHAFHSKSLVKWLEVYCVCPMSNKPIAGPTETSKSTGSLLDELV